The DNA sequence GGCGCCCGGACCTGGGCGTCCCGCCCCAGCCCCTGGTTCTCGTCGAAGAAGGGCGCGAGCGACGGAACTCCCGCGGCCACCGCTTTCACCACGGACAACGGTGTGTTCCGATCGCACCCGCTGAGCGCCAGAACGAAGACCAACAGGACGGCGATCCTCCGAATCGCCGCTATTTCGGACCTGTGCACGAAAACGCGAAGCGCCATTACCGCTCCCCCCGGCGGTTCCCCCGACGCGCTTCATGCTACTGAAAGGCGCAGCCTTTCGGTTTCCTCAGTTCCCGCGTGCGTTCAATGAGGCCAAATAGGCGTTGTACGCCTCGAGTTCCTTGTCACCGTCCCGGTCGGCGGCCCGGTCCTTGCGCTTGGCCTGCCGCTGCTCGGAGCCGTACCACTGGAACAGCAGCGCGATCAGCACCAGCACGGACGGAATCTCACTGAACGCCCAGGCGATGCCGCCGGCCGCGTTCTGGTCGGAGAGCGCGTCGATGCCGAGTGAGGCGGGCGGGTTCTTGAACGTCTCGACCATCGGCTCCGACGCCATCATCAACGCGATGCCGAAGAACGCGTGGAACGGCATTCCCGCGAACAACTCCAGCATCCGCATCAGATACCCCGGCCGATGCGGACCGGGATCCACGCCGATGATCGGCCAGAAGAACACCACACCCACGGCGAGGAAATGCACCATCATCGCGATGTGGCCCGTCGCGGAGCCCATCAGGAAGTCGAACAGCGGCGTGAAGTACAGCGCGTAGAGACTGGCGATGAACAGCGGAATGGTGAACGCCGGATGCGTGATGATCCGCATGTACCGGCTGTGCAGCAGGGCCAGCAGCAGTTCCCGCGGCCCCTTGCGCCCGCGCCCGGCCGGCGGCATCGCACGCAGCGCCAGCGTCATCGGCGCGCCGAGCAGGAGGAGAATCGGCGACAACATGCTGATCACCATGTGCTGCACCATGTGCACGCTGAACATGACCATCCCGTAGTCATTCAGCCCGGTGCACATGACCAGCATCACGGACAGCACCCCGGCGACGTACGACACGGTCCGCCCCACGGGCCACTTGTCGCCGCGCCGTGCGAGCCGCACGACGCCCCACGCATACAGCGCGAGCCCCACCAGACAGGCGACGAGAAAGAACGGGTCCGCGGACCACGCGAGCCCTCGTCCCAGCGTGAACGGCGGCAAATCCATCAGCATGCCGTGCCCGCTGTGATCCATCCGCCGGCTCCTGTTTCGTGGGGGTTGTGCAAGTCTGTCCGCACACAGACTAGAACTGCCCCCGGTCGGCATTGCGACCGGGGGCATCTGTTCAAGGGCGAACCGGAGCTACAGCACGCACTCAGCCTCTTCGTACCGGTTCTCCGGCACGGTCTTCAGCGTCTCCACGGCCTCCGCCAGCGACACCATCACGATGTCGGTCCCGCGAAGTGCGGTCATCTTGCCGAACTCACCCCGGTGCACGGCCTCCACCGCGTGCCACCCGAACCGCGTCGCGAGGACCCGGTCGTAGGCGGTGGGCGTACCACCGCGCTGCACATGTCCGAGGATCACCGGCCGGGCCTCCTTGCCCAGGCGCCCCTCCAGCTCGATGGACAGCTGACGGGCGATCCCGGCGAACCGCTCGTGCCCGTAGATGTCCTTGCCGCCCTCGTCGAACGCCATGGAGCCGGGCCTCGGCTTGGCCCCCTCGGCCGCCACGACGATCGCGAAGCGCTTGCCCGCCTCGAACCGCGCGCCGACGACCCGGGTCAACTCCTCGATGTCGAAGGGCCGTTCCGGCACGACGATGGCGTGCGCGCCGGCCGCCATGCCGGAGTGCAGCGCGATCCAGCCGGTGTGCCGGCCCATGACCTCGACCACGAGCACCCGCTGGTGGGACTCGGCGGTGGTCTTGAGCCGGTCCAGGGCCTCGGTCGCAACGCCGACGGCCGTGTCGAAGCCGAAGGTGACGTCCGTGACCGCGATGTCGTTGTCGATGGTCTTCGGCACACCCACGACGGGCAGGCCGTTGTCCGACATCAGCCGGGCCGCCTTCAGCGTGCCCTCGCCGCCGATCGGGATGATCGCGTCGAGGCCGAGCTCCTCGAGATGGCCCTTCGCCCGCTCCACGCCGTCCCGCAGATGGGAGGGCTGGACCCGGGAGGAGCCGAGAATCGTGCCGCCGCGAGCCAGGATGCCGCTCACCGCGTCGAGGTCGAGCTTGAGGTAGTCGCACTCCAGGAGGCCCTTCCAGCCGTCCCGGAAGCCGATGACCTCGTCGCCGTGGTCGACGACGGCGCGGTGCACGACGGACCGGATGACGGCGTTCAGGCCGGGGCAGTCGCCGCCGGACGTGAGGACACCAATGCGCATAGCCCGAAAAACCTTCTCAACGTGGGCCGGGACCGGACCACGCTGTCCGGCTCGAATCCCCGCCACCCTAGCGGCATCAGGGGGCGGGGCCGAACCCTGCGTCCGCCTGCTGGACGACCCCGCTCACCTGTGCGGACGCACCGTCAGACGGGCTGGTGACAGCAGGCCGGCACCCAGGTGTACGAGCAGGTGCGAGGACCGTCAGGCAGGCTGCTGCGCGGCAGTGATGCGCTCGTTGCGGAGCGCCTCGTACCAGCGGTCGTCGGTCGGCGGCAGCGCGTTCACGTCGAGCGCGAGCTTCAGCAGCAGGTCGGCGATCAGCGGGTTCCGGGCGAGCACGGGCCCGTGCATGTACGTACCGAAGACGGTGTCGTTGTACGCGCCCTCCGTACCGTCGCCCGTGCCGTTGCCGTTGCCGAAGCGGACCTTGGCGAGCGGGCGGGCGGTGGGGCCGAGGTGGGTGACGCCCTGGTGGTTCTCGAAGCCGGTCAGCGGGGGCAGACCGAGGCGCGGGTCGATGTCGCCGAGCACGTCACCGACGCACCGGGCTCCTTCACCCCGCACCGACACCACGTCGATCAGGCCGAGACCGGGCTCGCGCTGGCCGAGGTCGTTGATGAACTCGTGGCCGAGGATCTGGTAGCCGGCGCACACCGAGAACACGATGGCGCCGTTCTCGACGGCCCGGGTAAGACCGCCGTCCCGGCGCAGCCGTTCGGCCGCCAGCCGCTGCGGCCGGTCCTCGCCGCCGCCGATGAGATAGATGTCGCCGGAGGTCGGGATCGGCTGGTCGCTGCGCACGTCGAGGCGGGCCACGTCCAGGCCGCGCTGCCGTGCCCGGCGCTCCACGACGAGGACGTTGCCCTGGTCGCCGTACGTGCTGAGCAGGTCCGGGTAGATCCAGACGACCCGCAGACTGTTGTCGCTCATGAAGTCACTGTCCTTGTGAGTACGTCTGAGTACGTCAGTTGCCGACGCGGCGGCGCAGGTCCTGGAACGCGGTGTAGTTCGCGATGACCTCGATACGGCCCGGCGGGCACAGCTGCACGGCCTGGTCGAGGGTGTCGCAGACCTGGAACTGCTGGTTCGCGACCTCCAGCCGCACCGCGAGGTCGAGTCTGCGGTCGCCGACGATGCAGATCGGGTGCCCGGTCAGCCGCGTGTAGTCGACGTCCCACAGCCAGGAGGTGTCGGTGCCGTCGGCGCCGCGCGCGTTCACGGAGAGGATCACCGGGGTCGGCGGCGGGTCGATGAGGGAGAACGTCTCCAGCCAGCCGGCCGGGTTCTTGGCGAGCAGCAGCCGCAGGTCCCGCCCCTCGAACTGCACGACGTCGTATCGCCCCGCGACGGCCTGCACCTGGTACATCCGCTCCAGGGCGACCTGCGGCGGTACTCCGAACACGGCGGCCACGGCGGCGGAGGAGGCGGCGTTGGCCTTGTTGGCGCGGCCGGGCAGCTGGAGGTGGATGGGCCAGGCCGACCCGTGCGGGTCGAGGACGTGATCACCGGACAGCGCCCAGCTCGGCGTGGGACGCCGGAAGCCGCACTCACCGCAGAACCAGTCGTCGCCCGGCCGCTGCATCACACCGCCGCACGACGGGCAGGACCAGGCGTCGTCCTTCCACATCTGCCCGGCGGCGACCCAGATCACATTCGGGGACGAGGAGGCCGCCCACACGACCAGCGGGTCGTCGGCGTTGGCGATGATCACGGCCTTCGAGCCGGCGAGTCCCTCGCGCCAGTTCTCGGCGAGCATGCGGGTCTCGGCGGCGCGGTCCAGCTGGTCACGGGAGAGGTTGAGCAGCGCGATGCACTTGGGGTCGGTGTCCCGGGCGACCCCGGCGAGGTACTTCTCGTCGACTTCGATGACGCCGTAGCGCGCCTCGGAGCTGCCCGCGAGTGCCGAGGTGATGCCGGCCGGCATGTTCGCGCCGAGCGCGTTGGAGACGACCGGTCCGGCGGCCCGCAGGGCCTCCGCGATGAGCCGGGTGGTCGTGGTCTTGCCGTTGGTCGCCGACACCAGGACCACGTCCAGGTTCTGCGCGAGCCGGGCGAGGAGATCGGGGTCGAGCTTGAGTGCCACCCGGCCGCCGATCACCGAACCGCTACCGCGCCCCGCGGCACGCGATGCCGCCGCGACCGCCTTGCCCGCGGTCACGGCCAGCTTGGCCCGCGGCGAAAGCGGGTCCGAGTTGCCTGACATCAGTTCTCGATCCTCCTTGCGTACGCGCCGCGCCTCTGCCTGACGGCAACGTGGTGGTGGTCAGCCTATCGAGATCCATTCGCACTCCCGAATCGCCGTACCCTTGCGGCCATGCGAAACGGCTCGATTCCGGGCGCGCGCGGGCGCGTCCGTCCCCTCACCGTGCTCGGCGACCCGGTGCTCCAGGCGCCCTGCAAGGATGTCACCGACTTCGGTCCCGAATTGGCGACGATGGTGGAGGACTTGTTCGCGACGATGTACGCGGCGCGTGGCGTGGGCCTCGCCGCGAACCAGATCGGCGAGCCACTGCGGGTGTTCGTGTACGACTGCCCGGACGACGAGGACGTCCGGCACCTCGGGCATGTGGTGAACCCTCGGCTGGTGGAGACGGACGGGGTGGTGCTCCGCGGCCCGGAGGGCTGCCTGTCCCTGCCGGGCCTGGAGGCGGGCACGGAGCGGTACGACCATGCGGTGATCGAGGGTTTCACGGTGACGGGGGAGCCGGTGACGATCCACGGGACGGGCTTCTTCGCGAGGTGCCTGCAGCACGAGTACGACCACGTGGAGGGCAGGCTGTACGCGGACCGCGTAACGGGCTGGCGCCACCGGCGCCTGATGCGACAGGTGGCCCGAGCCTCTTGGCACAGGCCGGCGCTGCCCACCTAGGGGCCGTCAGAACCCCGGACCGCCGATCTTGTCCCCCGCCGCGGCCAACCGCCCCCACAACAGGTCGGCCAGACTGCGCACCAACTCCGCCCGCGAGCACGGCCGTTCCCCGAGCCACCAGTCACCCGCGGCATGCATCATCCCGACGATCCCGTGCCCCCACACCCGGGCCAGCTGCTGACTGCCGGGACCGAGATCCAACCGCTCCTCGATGACGGTGGCCAGTTCCTCGCCCATCCTGCGGAGCAACGGCGCCGAGTGCTTGCCGACGTCGAACCCAGGGTCCCCCGGCTGGCCCCCCTCCGCCGGATGCATCAGGAAGCGGTACACCTGAGGCCGCGCCTCGATCGCCGCGAGATACGTGTCCAACGTGGCCTCGACGCGCTCACGCCGGTCCGCGGGGGCGTCCAGCGCCGCCCGCAGCGAGTCGAGCAACGCGTCCGTGTGCCGCATGGCCAACGCCGCGTAAAGTCCGCCCTTGTCACCGAAGTGCCGGTACAGAATCGGCTTCGTGATCCCCGCCTCGGCCGCGATCGCGTTCATCGAGGCCTGCGGACCGTCGCGAAGCACCACTCTGTCGGCGGCCTCCAGCAGCTCGCGCCGACGGCGGTCGGCGGACCGCTGTTGCTCGGTCCGCTGCGTGGTGTCCATGAGCTCTCCCCACCCGTGGTGAATCGATGACGCATGCGCAAACTAACACTCAACCAGCCGGAACCATCGAACGGACTGCCGACCGGGCATCGCGGGTTGACTTTATCTACCCGCGAGTAACAAACTAAGGTTACCGCTAGTAACAAGCATCAAGCATGCACGTACGCAGCTGGAGGGGACATGGCCGAGTTCACCATGGAGCTCAACGACGAACAGAAGGAGGTCCGGGACTGGCTGCACGGCTTCGCGGCCGATGTGATCCGCCCCGCGGCCGCCGAATGGGACGAGCGTGAGGAGACTCCCTGGCCGGTCATCCAGGAGGCCGCGAAGGTCGGCATCTACTCGCTCGACTTCTACGCCCAGCAGTACTTCGACCAGACCGGTCTCGGCATCCCCATGGCGATGGAGGAGCTGTTCTGGGGTGACGCGGGCATCGCCCTGTCGATCGTCGGCACCGGCCTCGCCGCCGTCGGCGTCCTCGCGAACGGCACCGAGGAGCAGATCGGCACCTGGGTGCCCCAGATGTACGGCGATGCCAACGATGTCAAGCTTGCCGCGTTCTGCTCCTCCGAGCCCGATGCCGGCTCCGACGTGGCCTCGATGCGGACCCGTGCCGTGTACGACGAGGCCAAGGACGAGTGGGTGATCAACGGCACGAAGACCTGGGCGACCAACGGCGGTATCGCCAACGTCCACGTGGTCGTCGCGGTCGTCGACCCGGACCTGGGGTCCAAGGGGCACGCGTCCTTCATCGTCCCGCCGAACACGCCCGGCCTGGCCCAGGGCCAGAAGTTCAAGAAGCACGGCATCCGTGCCTCGCACACCGCAGAGGTCGTCCTGGACAACGTGCGGGTGCCGGGTTCCTGCCTGCTGGGCGGCAAGCAGAAGCTGGACGAGCGGCTGGCGCGAGCCCGTGAGCGGGCCAAGGCGGGCGGCGGCGAGCGGGTGAAGAACGCGGCGATGGCCACGTTCGAGGCCTCGCGGCCGGCCGTCGGCGCGATGGCCGTGGGTACGGCCCGTGCCGCGTATGAAGTCGCCCTCGACTACGCGATGACGCGTGAGCAGTTCGGGCGGCCGATCATCGACAACCAGGGTGTGGCGTTCCAGCTGGCCGAGATGGCGACGCAGATCGATGCCGCGCGGCTGCTGGTGTGGCGTGCCTCCTGGATGGCGGTCAACGGGAAGCCGTTCACGGCGGCCGAGGGGTCGATGTCGAAGCTGTTCGCGAGCGAGACGTCGAAGAAGGTCACCGCCCAGGCGATACAGATCCTCGGGGGCAACGGCTACACGCGGGAGTACCCGGTGGAGCGCATGCACCGCGACAGCGCGATCTACACGATCTTCGAGGGCACGAGC is a window from the Streptomyces sp. NBC_00299 genome containing:
- a CDS encoding cytochrome c oxidase assembly protein; translation: MDHSGHGMLMDLPPFTLGRGLAWSADPFFLVACLVGLALYAWGVVRLARRGDKWPVGRTVSYVAGVLSVMLVMCTGLNDYGMVMFSVHMVQHMVISMLSPILLLLGAPMTLALRAMPPAGRGRKGPRELLLALLHSRYMRIITHPAFTIPLFIASLYALYFTPLFDFLMGSATGHIAMMVHFLAVGVVFFWPIIGVDPGPHRPGYLMRMLELFAGMPFHAFFGIALMMASEPMVETFKNPPASLGIDALSDQNAAGGIAWAFSEIPSVLVLIALLFQWYGSEQRQAKRKDRAADRDGDKELEAYNAYLASLNARGN
- a CDS encoding 6-phosphofructokinase, which encodes MRIGVLTSGGDCPGLNAVIRSVVHRAVVDHGDEVIGFRDGWKGLLECDYLKLDLDAVSGILARGGTILGSSRVQPSHLRDGVERAKGHLEELGLDAIIPIGGEGTLKAARLMSDNGLPVVGVPKTIDNDIAVTDVTFGFDTAVGVATEALDRLKTTAESHQRVLVVEVMGRHTGWIALHSGMAAGAHAIVVPERPFDIEELTRVVGARFEAGKRFAIVVAAEGAKPRPGSMAFDEGGKDIYGHERFAGIARQLSIELEGRLGKEARPVILGHVQRGGTPTAYDRVLATRFGWHAVEAVHRGEFGKMTALRGTDIVMVSLAEAVETLKTVPENRYEEAECVL
- a CDS encoding type 1 glutamine amidotransferase, whose protein sequence is MSDNSLRVVWIYPDLLSTYGDQGNVLVVERRARQRGLDVARLDVRSDQPIPTSGDIYLIGGGEDRPQRLAAERLRRDGGLTRAVENGAIVFSVCAGYQILGHEFINDLGQREPGLGLIDVVSVRGEGARCVGDVLGDIDPRLGLPPLTGFENHQGVTHLGPTARPLAKVRFGNGNGTGDGTEGAYNDTVFGTYMHGPVLARNPLIADLLLKLALDVNALPPTDDRWYEALRNERITAAQQPA
- a CDS encoding MurT ligase domain-containing protein yields the protein MSGNSDPLSPRAKLAVTAGKAVAAASRAAGRGSGSVIGGRVALKLDPDLLARLAQNLDVVLVSATNGKTTTTRLIAEALRAAGPVVSNALGANMPAGITSALAGSSEARYGVIEVDEKYLAGVARDTDPKCIALLNLSRDQLDRAAETRMLAENWREGLAGSKAVIIANADDPLVVWAASSSPNVIWVAAGQMWKDDAWSCPSCGGVMQRPGDDWFCGECGFRRPTPSWALSGDHVLDPHGSAWPIHLQLPGRANKANAASSAAVAAVFGVPPQVALERMYQVQAVAGRYDVVQFEGRDLRLLLAKNPAGWLETFSLIDPPPTPVILSVNARGADGTDTSWLWDVDYTRLTGHPICIVGDRRLDLAVRLEVANQQFQVCDTLDQAVQLCPPGRIEVIANYTAFQDLRRRVGN
- the def gene encoding peptide deformylase, coding for MRNGSIPGARGRVRPLTVLGDPVLQAPCKDVTDFGPELATMVEDLFATMYAARGVGLAANQIGEPLRVFVYDCPDDEDVRHLGHVVNPRLVETDGVVLRGPEGCLSLPGLEAGTERYDHAVIEGFTVTGEPVTIHGTGFFARCLQHEYDHVEGRLYADRVTGWRHRRLMRQVARASWHRPALPT
- a CDS encoding TetR family transcriptional regulator; the protein is MDTTQRTEQQRSADRRRRELLEAADRVVLRDGPQASMNAIAAEAGITKPILYRHFGDKGGLYAALAMRHTDALLDSLRAALDAPADRRERVEATLDTYLAAIEARPQVYRFLMHPAEGGQPGDPGFDVGKHSAPLLRRMGEELATVIEERLDLGPGSQQLARVWGHGIVGMMHAAGDWWLGERPCSRAELVRSLADLLWGRLAAAGDKIGGPGF
- a CDS encoding acyl-CoA dehydrogenase family protein, whose product is MAEFTMELNDEQKEVRDWLHGFAADVIRPAAAEWDEREETPWPVIQEAAKVGIYSLDFYAQQYFDQTGLGIPMAMEELFWGDAGIALSIVGTGLAAVGVLANGTEEQIGTWVPQMYGDANDVKLAAFCSSEPDAGSDVASMRTRAVYDEAKDEWVINGTKTWATNGGIANVHVVVAVVDPDLGSKGHASFIVPPNTPGLAQGQKFKKHGIRASHTAEVVLDNVRVPGSCLLGGKQKLDERLARARERAKAGGGERVKNAAMATFEASRPAVGAMAVGTARAAYEVALDYAMTREQFGRPIIDNQGVAFQLAEMATQIDAARLLVWRASWMAVNGKPFTAAEGSMSKLFASETSKKVTAQAIQILGGNGYTREYPVERMHRDSAIYTIFEGTSEIQRLVIARTLSGMSIR